The Vibrio penaeicida sequence ACAACGTATTCTTTCTCGTGGGAATTTCCTGCACGTAAAATCTTATTAACAATATCGCCATCGTTGGTTAGGAAAATCAGTCCATCGGAAGGTTTGTCTAAACGACCAATTGGGAATATGCGTTTTCTATGACCAACAAAGTCAACAATGTTGCCTTCAACGTGACGTTCTGTTGTGCAGGTGATCCCCGTGGGTTTGTTAAGTGCAATGTAGATTGGCTTTTCTTTTTGCCTTAAAGGATTTCCGTCGATCAGCACGTCGTCTGTTGGCAATACCTTCACACCCATTTCAGGCAGATCACCATTAATGGTCACTCTACCCTGCTCGATTAATTTGTCGGCTTCACGGCGCGAGCAATACCCAGTTTCACTAATGAATTTGTTTAGCCTTTTGGCTTCAGATGTCTGAGACATATTGATATTTTCTCTTTTGTTAACGTTTCACAACGGATGACAATCGGTGTGAACCAGCGGGATTTCCGCCTTAAAAATTAGCTCATTCTTTTCTGATGACGCTCTCGATTTTCGAGCTTTTTTTCTGCACTTTTTTTCAACATGACATACACAGCACCTGTTCCGCCATGGAATCGTTGCGCACTATGAAAACACATCACTTCTTGGATTTGGGATAACCAACTCACCACATAACTTTTCATCAATGCCGGAGGGTTAGAACGCTCGCCTTTACCATGAACAATCACAAGTGTTCTAATATCCAATCGCTGACACTGTTTAAGAAACTTAACCACTTCATCTCGCGCATCTTTCAGCGATTTCTTGTGCAAGTCTAGTCGCGCTTGAATCGGGTATTTCCCAAGCCTTAACTTTCGATAAACTCCATCCTGAACACCCGGTTTTTGGTATTCGACCATATCATCTGGCTTTAGCATAGGCGCATGTTCTAAAGACAAATATTCGGGGTCATCTTCTGATAGAGACATCGCAGCTTCGCGCTTTGCAAGTTGCACATCGGTCACTTGGTGTTTTTTCTCGTGAATAGCCGTGTCGTTTTTGATAGGAGTGACATCACTCATCATTTGCTGAAAGAGATCCAGCTCATCATCTTGAGACATAAGTTCATCTCGAATGCATCATCAACAGATGAACGGATTATATACCCAAGTGATGGGAATATGGAGTGTTAGAAAAAGAAAAACCGAAGAAAGCAGTCCACTCCCTTCGGTGCAATTTAGTTAATTGCTAAGCGATCTAGTGAGGAGATTTGTCATTCAATACTTTATAGACGAAGTAGGTGCCGAAAAACAGCATCAGTCCAATTGCGCCGAATATAACTATCATTGAAGACAGCCCTATAGCATTACCAAATAGGAGATCTAGCCAAAAGTCCATGTTTCCTCCGTCAGTGCTGAAAGACAAGGTTAACGTTAATACTCGATGGATTACTCAGTACTGATCTAGATCAACAGTAATACCGACGTGACGACTTTGTTTCTTTTGATGTGTTTTTAATCACATTTAATTACTAATCGCTCACCATCTAACCACACCGTCAATAAGTTAAAAATTATTGATAAAAGTGCTTGCGTCTGTCGTCAGAAACCGTATTATACGCATCCATCTTGAGGCAAAGCCTTGAGATATAAAGAATCGGTGAATAGCGCAGCTTGGTAGCGCATCTGGTTTGGGACCAGAGGGTCGGGGGTTCGAATCCCTCTTCACCGACCACATTTTAAAACCTCGTCTTCGGACGAGGTTTTTTCGTTTTAGCGACCTATATATCTGCGTCGCATGTGGATCGGGGTCTGGAAGCCCAGCCGCGTCGAATCCTCTTTCACCAAACACATTTTAAAGTGTCCTCTTCGGTCGTGGTTTATCTTTTTGGCGATCTATTTGTCTGCGTCAAACACCGTAAGAATCGTATTTAAATGCAAAGGTCGACAAATTGAGCGCGAGTTAGTTTGGATAGATCTTCAGGCGTGAGCTCTATTTCCAACCCACGCTTTCCGGCACTCACGCACATAAGATCTAAAGCGAGTGCAGAGGAATGAATAAAGGTTGGTAGTGCCTTCTTTTGTCCGATTGGGCTAATTCCTCCCACAATGTAACCAGTAGTCTTCTGAGCAATGCTTGGATCCGCCATATCCGCTTTTTTACTCTTCGCCGCTTTGGCTGCGAGTTTAAGATTCAATTTACTTGCAACAGGTATAACGGCAACGGCCAGGTTTTTATCTTGTCCATCGAGGCTAAACAATAACGTTTTGAAAACACACTCCGGGTTCTGCCCCAAAGCCTCAACGGCTTCAAGCCCATAATTCTGGTTACTTGGATCGTGTTTGTACTGATGGACCTTATGGGGGACGTTTTTCTTTTTCGCTAAATTGATGGCTGGTGTCATGCGTACGATTTCCATAAAAAAAGGCGAAGCATTCGCTTCGCCTTTATCAAATCGTAATTTCCGCTATGGGTCAATTACTTGTATACCATTTCGCCTTTTGGCTCATACGCATTTACGTTAATTGGGCTGTTGCTTTCTAGGTAGTCCTTCAAAACTTCAGCATCAACAAATCCTGTGTTTACGTGACCAGGGTGACCAGACAGCTTAGGATAGCCGTCGCCGCCTGCTGCGTTGTAGCTAGGAACGGTAAAGCGGTAAGTTTTCGCTTTGTCTAGAGCTTTCCCACCCACTTTTACATTACTTACTTTGCCATTAGCAACGGTCATAGAAATGCCAGCGAACTGTGCATAAGCACCAGAATCAACAGGCTTAGTTGCTACAACGTTAAGGTAATCCAATACTTCAGCACCAGACATGTCAGTGTAAGTTAGAATATTGGCAAATGGCTGAACAGTAAGTACGTCTTTGTACGTGACCTCACCTTGCTCAATTGAATCACGAACACCACCAGAGTTCATTACCGCAAAGTCCGCTTTAGCACGTTGCATGTGTGCTGTCGCAATCAAACGACCAAGGTTAGTTTGGTTGAAGCGAACAACGTTACGGTCACCTTCCAGCTTGCCGTTGGTTTCTGCAATCTTAACGTTTAGCTCTGCCTGACCTTTTTCTTGGTATGGCTTAAGGAATGCGAGTACCGTTGGATCTTGTGCAATTTCGTCTTCAATTAGGACACGCTTCTTCTTACCGTCAACTTTAATTTTCTTCTTCAAGTTAACAGGAATTAAATCGT is a genomic window containing:
- the smrA gene encoding DNA endonuclease SmrA, with the protein product MSQDDELDLFQQMMSDVTPIKNDTAIHEKKHQVTDVQLAKREAAMSLSEDDPEYLSLEHAPMLKPDDMVEYQKPGVQDGVYRKLRLGKYPIQARLDLHKKSLKDARDEVVKFLKQCQRLDIRTLVIVHGKGERSNPPALMKSYVVSWLSQIQEVMCFHSAQRFHGGTGAVYVMLKKSAEKKLENRERHQKRMS
- a CDS encoding DUF3149 domain-containing protein, with amino-acid sequence MDFWLDLLFGNAIGLSSMIVIFGAIGLMLFFGTYFVYKVLNDKSPH
- the ybaK gene encoding Cys-tRNA(Pro) deacylase produces the protein MTPAINLAKKKNVPHKVHQYKHDPSNQNYGLEAVEALGQNPECVFKTLLFSLDGQDKNLAVAVIPVASKLNLKLAAKAAKSKKADMADPSIAQKTTGYIVGGISPIGQKKALPTFIHSSALALDLMCVSAGKRGLEIELTPEDLSKLTRAQFVDLCI